A stretch of the Panicum virgatum strain AP13 chromosome 9N, P.virgatum_v5, whole genome shotgun sequence genome encodes the following:
- the LOC120687248 gene encoding uncharacterized protein LOC120687248: MANGGGVGCLLAPYLCAAALVSRRRAARLVLWGGESRAARHGKLAGQVMLDFAGTVVCRADGFYLGRPAPVLAIEDRLLAGGTYLVLPVERLPQGCDALTAASLAALSYDRAGGGGSPSIAGGPKSPFEYVRGDDGRTVIKVTPEFLIGAVTSKAGSTPKEPRGGEDAGALCSTPELRKHYEQLVGAARGRAWSPRLDTIKERKGRIRGLGAVSPGRLSPVAVRLLGLDASKGER; encoded by the coding sequence ATGGCCAATGGTGGAGGTGTAGGCTGCCTCCTGGCGCCGTActtgtgcgcggcggcgctggtgtcgcggcggcgggcggcgcggctggtGCTGTGGGGCGGGGAGTCccgggcggcgcggcacggGAAGCTGGCGGGGCAGGTGATGCTGGACTTCGCGGGCACCGTGGTGTGCCGCGCCGACGGCTTCTACCTGGGCCGCCCCGCGCCCGTGCTGGCCATCGAggaccgcctcctcgccggcggcaccTACCTCGTGCTCCCCGTGGAGCGCCTCCCGCAGGGCTGCGACGCGCTCACCGCGGCGTCCCTGGCCGCGCTCTCCTACgacagggccggcggcggggggtcGCCGTCCATCGCGGGGGGGCCCAAGAGCCCCTTCGAGTACGTCAGGGGCGACGACGGGCGGACCGTCATCAAGGTCACGCCGGAGTTCCTCATCGGGGCCGTCACGTCCAAGGCCGGCTCCACCCCCAAAgagccccgcggcggcgaggacgccggGGCGCTGTGCAGCACCCCCGAGCTGCGGAAGCACTACGAGCAGCTGGTGGGCGCCGCCAGGGGCCGCGCGTGGTCGCCGCGGCTGGACACCATCAAGGAGCGCAAGGGCAGGATCAGGGGCTTGGGCGCGGTGAGCCCCGGGAGGCTATCGCCGGTCGCCGTCAGGCTCCTGGGCCTCGACGCCAGCAAGGGGGAAAGATAg